A genome region from Penicillium psychrofluorescens genome assembly, chromosome: 3 includes the following:
- a CDS encoding uncharacterized protein (ID:PFLUO_004434-T1.cds;~source:funannotate) translates to MPSRKPSKYGNNSKFRSNASSSNPRRTKTVEFSSLRSTEATSQDEKLEALRLGNSIDEALGFPRFESGETRAGWLINMRSTTLEDSNVPGGRAGVDYYFIQDDGGSFKATVEYDPYFLIAVKKGHEMEVEEWCRRSFEGLIKKFKRLEKEDLSMPNHLLGHRRTFIKLNFANVPDLLDVRRTLLPLAEKNRKNASVMDTYVEVTSTTAGFDLFDDEVINEQRPNGNMQASDFIVDIREYDVPYHVRVSIDKDIRIGKWYNVEAKHGTISLTCLEDRLQRADPVVLAYDIETTKLPLKFPDAVIDQIMMISYMIDGQGFLITNREIVSEDINDFEYTPKPEYSGPFVIFNEPNERGVLERFFEHIKLARPTVIATYNGDFFDWPFVEARASVQGIDMYTEIGFRKNSEDIYQSNHCVHMDCFAWVNRDSYLPQGSRGLKAVTVAKLGYDPDELDPELMTPYASERPQTLAEYSVSDAVATYYLYMKYVHPFIFSLCTILPLNPDDTLRKGTGTLCEMLLMVQAYQTEIVLPNKHKDPPEAFFDGHLLESETYVGGHVESIEAGVFRSDIPVTFNIDSAAVDELLKDLDHALKFSIEVEEKKSLEDVVNYDEVRGQIAAQLQDLKDNPNRDEVPFIYHLDVASMYPNIMITNRLQPDSMIDESDCAACDFNRPGKTCDRRMPWAWRGEFLPAKRDEYNMIRRAIGNERFPGRYPNSPMRSFEDLSVEEQAGVVKKRLQDYSKKIYHKIHDSKTMVREAVICQRENPFYVDTVRGFRDRRYDFKGKQKVWKNKADSLQSSGASAAEIEEAKKMIILFDSMQLAHKVILNSFYGYVMRKGSRWYSMEMAGVTCLTGAHIIQMARELVERLGRPLELDTDGIWCMLPGTFPENFSFTLKNGKKLGISYPCVMLNHLVHARYTNHQYQALVDPAKYKYETYSENSIFFEVDGPYRAMILPTSKEEDKNLKKRYAVFNHDGSLAELKGFEVKRRGELKLIKIFQTQIFKFFLEGSNLAETYAAVARVADRWLDVLYEHGSTLADEELIDLISENRSMSKTLEEYGNQKSTSITTAKRLAEFLGEQMVKDKGLNCKYIISSRPRNTPVTERAIPVTIFSAEENVKRFFLRKWLKEDPGDMDPRSVIDWSYYLERLGSVVQKLITIPAALQKLRNPVPRVAHPDWLQRRINIKDDKFKQKKMTELFEKKPLSSISANILDHRVQHPDNMDEALAKSTQETPNNKVAQKRKHPEGIQKTSLDPFASLPSTMPSITEDYEGFLKYQKQKWKIQKQARVRRRQLFGEHVNVTSDSLSSFFRNQAQMLYISTWQVLQLCETGRPGIVRAFILIDRKIHSLNVKVPRQFFVNLKRDSLPDVDVPDCEVEKVNHTLPNGHPSVHLFKLSLSEDTFLQEGDKVDALFQHSSVEGVYERHIPLSIRAVLKLGSVCTFDEEQRGVLGEGLDRGFDLSSLLHTTQKEPYLMDSGLAYHYLYHVVSGDRQVFALFSTTKNEAHIIMLNRTRDVQGLPNVDKIYSELLARKMQTPIDESQNAFEYQDKIHFKTTQVMTRRKAHLEVGDLVRKLRNDESQPAVLVIQSQQKDRLCHDIPILKEYPTLSVKPEVSDMELPPLGWQSFIAKRLVTHYLYLSAWIQHLTLLARYGDVPLCNLESDDPRFLIDISYARRLQQSNVVLWWSPGPRPDHAGYEKDDILSRLDTVNMPSVNVPSAYSTVCIELEVRNLAINTILTSSIVNDMEGSDALLAGGAGDDAGVLYSEKAFASAGALVLREMVKNWWTEACAGNSMADIMVQHLIRWVESPVSCLYDRSLHNYVRLLSRKSFQRLMAEFRRVGSHVIFASPTRLLLQTTKTEVGNAYAYSQYVLKSIRANPSFHFIDLEIKEYWDYLVWYDEYNYGGKGCREVVEAEHQDLETVMHWQLNRFLPIPMQAIFHDWVVEYTDLMHSMKHSDTEISSTPRLTQIPIGRPNDADSDEITAMLTEKFSKPLKKQISGLIRRQRDEMLHPELASDYAFPVLPGVLASGDKRNPALELVKLLMQVLSLSKTTTLESRLLRRELLALFEVREFSKAGRFENPSASLKLPELTCNACCLIRDLDLCRDEDVLPDSGADASKAPPKPWRCPFCQTEYDRLAQEEILIGQVHGLVVEWQTQDLKCSKCSGLKVSEFMEHCSCSGAWAATVDLKEVQKKLRVLESVAKFHHLQLLENIVEDVLAAM, encoded by the exons ATGCCTTCCCGGAAACCAAGCAAGTATGGGAACAACAGCAAGTTCCGGTCCAATGCCTCATCCTCGAACCCGCGCCGAACGAAAACCGTTGAATTCTCCTCCCTGCGGTCTACGGAAGCAACCTCTCAAGATGAGAAGCTCGAGGCCCTTCGCTTGGGCAACAGCATCGATGAGGCTCTCGGCTTTCCCCGTTTCGAGTCTGGCGAGACGAGAGCCGGATGGCTTATCAACATGCGTAGCACCACGCTAGAGGATTCCAATGTACCAGGAGGCCGCGCCGGCGTGGACTACTACTTTATACAGGACGATGGGGGGAGTTTCAAGGCGACGGTGGAATACGATCCCTACTTCCTCATCGCCGTCAAGAAAGGCCACGagatggaggtggaggagtgGTGTCGACGCTCGTTTGAGGGATTGATCAAGAAGTTCAAACGACTCGAGAAGGAAGACCTGAGTATGCCGAATCATCTCCTCGGGCACCGAAGGACGTTCATCAAGTTGAACTTTGCCAATGTTCCCGACTTGCTTGACGTCCGCAGGACGCTGCTTCCCTTGGCAGAGAAGAACCGGAAAAACGCGAGTGTCATGGACACATATGTCGAGGTCACCAG CACGACTGCTGGCTTCGACCTTTTTGATGACGAAGTAATTAATGAGCAACGACCTAATGGCAACATGCAAGCGAGTGATTTTATTGTTGATATCCGAGAATACGATGTTCCATACCACGTCCGAGTGTCGATCGACAAGG ACATTCGCATCGGAAAGTGGTATAATGTGGAAGCCAAGCATGGcaccatctccttgaccTGCTTGGAGGACCGACTTCAGCGTGCCGATCCTGTGGTCCTTGCCTATGATATCGAAACCACGAAACTCCCACTGAAGTTTCCCGACGCCGTAATTGACCAGATTATGATGATTTCGTACATGATCGACGGACAAGGGTTTTTGATCACCAACCGCGAGATTGTGTCCGAGGATATCAACGATTTCGAATATACACCGAAGCCTGAATACAGCGGACCCTTTGTGATCTTTAATGAGCCTAACGAGAGAGGTGTTCTGGAGCGGTTTTTTGAGCACATCAAGCTCGCCAGACCAACTGTGATCGCCACCTACAACGGAGATTTCTTCGACTGGCCGTTCGTGGAGGCAAGAGCAAGTGTTCAAGGAATCGATATGTACACGGAGATCGGCTTCCGAAAGAACAGCGAGGACATCTACCAGAGTAACCATTGCGTTCACATGGATTGCTTTGCGTGGGTCAACCGCGACAGTTATCTGCCCCAGGGAAGTCGTGGTTTGAAAGCCGTGACGGTCGCCAAACTGGGCTACGACCCCGATGAACTTGACCCGGAGTTGATGACGCCGTATGCAAGCGAGCGTCCCCAGACTCTGGCCGAATATTCTGTTTCCGACGCAGTGGCCACCTACTACCTTTACATGAAATATGTCCACCCTTTCATCTTTTCACTTTGCACGATTCTTCCTCTCAATCCCGATGATACCCTGCGCAAAGGAACGGGAACACTTTGCGAGATGCTGCTCATGGTGCAAGCATACCAAACCGAGATCGTTCTGCCAAACAAGCACAAGGATCCTCCCGAAGCTTTCTTTGATGGCCATCTTCTCGAGTCGGAGACTTATGTTGGTGGCCACGTGGAGAGTATTGAAGCTGGTGTTTTCCGGAGCGATATTCCTGTTACGTTCAACATCGACTCTGCCGCGGTCGACGAGCTTctcaaggatctggatcACGCTCTGAAATTCAGcatcgaggtcgaagagaagaaatctTTGGAGGATGTTGTGAACTACGACGAGGTCCGTGGGCAGATCGCCGCGCAGTTGCAGGACTTGAAAGACAACCCGAACCGAGATGAGGTTCCCTTTATCTACCACTTGGACGTTGCTTCCATGTACCCCAACATCATGATTACCAATCGTCTGCAGCCCGACTCTATGATCGATGAGTCGGACTGTGCCGCCTGCGATTTCAATCGACCAGGGAAGACTTGTGACCGGAGAATGCCGTGGGCCTGGCGAGGCGAATTTCTGCCAGCAAAGCGTGATGAATACAATATGATCCGACGTGCCATTGGGAACGAGCGATTCCCTGGCAGATATCCCAATAGTCCGATGCGGTCATTCGAGGATTTGAGCGTCGAAGAACAGGCCGGTGTGGTCAAGAAGCGATTGCAGGATTacagcaagaagatctaCCACAAGATCCACGACAGCAAGACGATGGTCCGAGAAGCTGTCATCTGCCAGAGAGAGAATCCGTTCTACGTCGACACTGTCCGCGGTTTTCGTGATCGACGTTACGATTTCAAAGGCAAGCAGAAGGTCTGGAAGAACAAGGCCGATTCTCTGCAGTCCTCGGGGGCTTCAGCGGCTGAGATcgaagaagcaaagaagatgatcatccTGTTCGATTCAATGCAGCTTGCACACAAGGTCATTCTCAACAGTTTCTACGGTTACGTCATGCGCAAGGGCTCTCGATGGTACTCGATGGAAATGGCGGGTGTTACTTGTCTGACAGGTGCTCACATCATCCAAATGGCCCGAGAGCTTGTCGAGCGTCTCGGTCGACCCTTGGAGCTGGATACCGATGGTATTTGGTGCATGCTTCCCGGCACATTCCCAGAGAACTTTTCATTCACCTTGAAAAATGGAAAGAAGCTGGGCATCTCCTATCCTTGTGTCATGCTCAATCATCTCGTCCATGCAAGGTATACGAACCACCAGTACCAGGCACTTGTCGACCCTGCCAAATACAAGTACGAGACCTACAGCGAGAACTCAATCTTTTTCGAAGTTGATGGCCCATACCGGGCAATGATCCTGCCAActtccaaggaagaagacaagaatTTGAAAAAGCGATATGCTGTCTTCAATCATGACGGTTCCCTGGCTGAACTGAAGGGGTTCGAGGTCAAGCGAAGAGGAGAATTGAAACTGATCAAGATCTTCCAGACTCAGATCTTCAAATTCTTCTTGGAAGGTTCCAACCTTGCGGAGACGTATGCTGCAGTGGCTCGAGTCGCGGACCGATGGCTGGACGTCCTCTATGAACATGGATCGACTttggccgacgaggagctgatcgacCTGATTTCAGAAAACCGCAGCATGTCCAAGACCCTCGAAGAATATGGAAACCAAAAATCAACGTCCATCACAACCGCCAAGCGTCTGGCCGAGTTCTTGGGGGAGCAGATGGTCAAAGACAAGGGCCTCAACTGCAAATACATCATCTCTTCAAGGCCGCGAAACACGCCTGTGACGGAGCGCGCCATTCCCGTGACTATCTTTTCGGCAGAGGAGAATGTCAAACGGTTCTTCCTGCGAAAATGGCTAAAAGAAGACCCTGGCGATATGGACCCTCGAAGTGTTATCGACTGGAGCTACTATCTCGAGCGTTTGGGATCGGTTGTTCAGAAGCTCATCACTATCCCCGCTGCGCTCCAGAAACTTCGAAACCCAGTTCCTCGGGTTGCTCATCCGGAttggctgcagcggcgaATCAACATAAAAGACGACAAGttcaagcagaagaaaatgaCTGAAttgttcgagaagaagcccCTCTCATCGATATCCGCGAACATCCTAGATCATCGTGTCCAACATCCCGACAACATGGATGAGGCGCTTGCAAAGTCGACCCAGGAAACCCCCAATAATAAGGTTGctcagaagagaaaacacCCCGAAGGCATCCAAAAGACATCACTCGATCCCTTTGCCAGTCTTCCTTCGACCATGCCTTCGATCACGGAGGATTACGAGGGTTTCCTGAAATATCAAAAGCAGAAAtggaagatccagaagcagGCCCGAGTTCGTCGTCGCCAACTGTTTGGTGAACATGTCAATGTTACGTCCGACTCGCTGAGCAGCTTCTTCCGCAATCAGGCCCAAATGCTATACATCAGCACGTGGCAAGTCTTGCAGCTTTGTGAGACAGGCAGACCTGGAATCGTGCGAGCTTTCATCTTGATCGACCGGAAAATTCACTCCTTGAATGTCAAGGTTCCGCGGCAGTTTTTTGTCAACTTGAAGCGAGATTCGCTACCCGATGTGGATGTACCAGACTGTGAAGTTGAGAAAGTCAATCACACTCTGCCCAATGGGCATCCCTCCGTTCATCTCTTCAAGCtctcgctgtcggaggatACTTTCCTTCAAGAAGGAGATAAGGTCGATGCTCTCTTCCAGCACTCTAGCGTTGAGGGTGTTTACGAGCGCCATATCCCCTTGAGCATCCGAGCCGTGCTCAAATTGGGCAGTGTTTGTACCTTTGACGAAGAGCAGCGCGGTGTTCTTGGTGAAGGACTGGATCGAGGCTTTGATCTTTCTTCGCTGCTTCATACCACCCAGAAAGAGCCCTACCTGATGGACTCTGGGCTGGCATACCATTATCTATATCATGTTGTCTCGGGAGACAGGCAGGTCTTTGCCCTTTTCTCGACCACCAAGAATGAGGCCCATATCATCATGCTCAACCGCACCAGAGACGTGCAGGGTCTCCCGAATGTGGACAAGATCTACTCGGAGCTTCTTGCACGCAAGATGCAAACCCCGATAGATGAGTCGCAGAATGCGTTTGAGTATCAGGACAAAATCCATTTCAAGACCACTCAGGTGATGACACGGAGAAAGGCTCACCTGGAGGTTGGTGATTTGGTCAGGAAACTACGGAATGACGAGAGCCAGCCTGCAGTCCTTGTCATTCAATCTCAACAGAAGGATCGTTTGTGTCACGACATCCCAATTTTGAAGGAGTACCCGACTCTCTCCGTCAAGCCCGAGGTGTCGGATATGGAACTTCCTCCGCTTGGTTGGCAGTCGTTCATCGCCAAGCGCCTCGTCACCCACTACTTGTATTTATCGGCTTGGATCCAGCACTTGACTCTGCTCGCTCGATATGGCGATGTTCCTCTTTGCAACCTGGAGAGTGATGATCCTCGATTTTTGATTGATATCTCATACGCCCGGCGTCTCCAACAGAGCAATGTTGTTCTGTGGTGGTCTCCCGGTCCGCGACCAGACCATGCAGGTTACGAAAAAGATGATATTCTGAGTCGTCTGGATACAGTCAACATGCCCTCGGTGAACGTGCCAAGCGCCTATTCCACGGTCTGCATTGAGCTGGAGGTCCGCAACCTCGCCATCAACACGATTCTCACTTCGTCTATCGTCAACGATATGGAAGGCAGCGACGCTCTTCTGGCTGGGGGTGCCGGGGATGACGCCGGCGTTCTGTACTCGGAGAAGGCCTTTGCCTCCGCCGGTGCCCTTGTTCTGCgcgagatggtcaagaacTGGTGGACGGAAGCATGTGCTGGAAACAGCATGGCGGATATCATGGTGCAGCACCTGATCCGCTGGGTTGAGAGTCCCGTGAGCTGTCTTTATGATCGTTCTCTGCACAACTACGTACGACTGCTCTCGCGCAAGTCGTTCCAGAGACTCATGGCTGAATTCCGCCGGGTTGGTTCGCATGTTATCTTTGCGAGCCCGACGCGACTTTTGCTGCAGACGACCAAGACCGAGGTCGGTAACGCCTACGCCTACAGCCAGTACGTGCTCAAGTCGATCCGGGCCAACCCGTCGTTCCATTTTATCGAcctcgagatcaaggagtATTGGGACTATCTGGTGTGGTATGACGAGTACAATTACGGCGGCAAAGGATGTCGAGAAgtggtcgaggccgagcATCAAGACCTCGAGACCGTCATGCACTGGCAGCTGAATCGGTTCCTGCCCATCCCCATGCAGGCCATCTTCCACGACTGGGTGGTCGAGTATACCGACCTGATGCACTCGATGAAGCATTCAGATACAGAAATTTCGTCAACGCCTCGCCTGACACAGATCCCCATTGGACGGCCCAACGAcgccgacagcgacgagATCACTGCCATGCTCACTGAAAAATTCTCCAAGCCCCTGAAAAAGCAGATATCGGGTCTGATCCGTCGACAACGTGACGAGATGCTACACCCAGAGTTGGCGTCCGACTACGCCTTCCCCGTTTTACCCGGGGTTTTAGCCAGTGGGGACAAACGAAACCCGGCCCTGGAGCTGGTGAAGTTGTTGATGCAGGTCTTAAGTCTCTCGAAGACCACGACTCTGGAATCACGACTCCTGCGGCGCGAACTATTAGCTCTTTTCGAGGTCCGCGAGTTCAGCAAGGCCGGCCGCTTCGAAAACCCCAGCGCCAGCCTGAAGCTGCCTGAATTAACCTGCAACGCGTGCTGCCTTATCCGCGACCTCGACCTCTGCCGCGACGAAGACGTCCTACCTGATTCCGGGGCGGATGCCAGCAAGGCGCCCCCCAAACCTTGGCGGTGTCCCTTCTGTCAGACGGAGTACGACcgcctggcgcaggaggagaTCCTCATTGGGCAGGTACATGGTCTTGTGGTGGAATGGCAGACGCAAGACTTAAAATGCTCCAAGTGCAGTGGACTTAAAGTCAGTGAGTTCATGGAACATTGCTCGTGTAGCGGGGCGTGGGCGGCGACTGTTGATCTCAAGGAGGTCCAGAAGAAGCTGCGAGTGCTGGAGAGCGTGGCCAAGTTTCATCACTTGCAGCTGCTCGAGAATATTGTGGAGGACGTGCTGGCCGCGATGTAG
- a CDS encoding uncharacterized protein (ID:PFLUO_004435-T1.cds;~source:funannotate): MAEDSQDPGNRQSNPSIDPQKSAHDRSQSQVGKLWDAFGNPEEPVNVLANAKYKPPGKSAKDANYSELVGNISLNELSNIHKTPCARDSLMTGIGAGFGIGGVRAIFGGLPSLWSAGNWAVGVFAITSLAAYEFCRKRQRDELAGMKQAFEMMQDLKIKQQKDKEKAAAAVTARAEEEKRQKSWTNMSNYKFW; encoded by the exons ATGGCCGAGGATTCACAAGACCCTGGCAACCGCCAGTCTAATCCCTCGATCGATCCCCAAAAATCAGCACACGATCGCTCCCAATCGCAAGTCGGCAAGCTGTGGGACGCATTCGGCAACCCCGAAGAACCCGTGAACGTGCTCGCAAACGCAAAGTACAAGCCCCCGGGCAAGAGCGCCAAAGATGCAAACTACTCCGAACTGGTCGGGAACATCTCCCTGAACGAGCTCTCTAATATCCACAAAACCCCATGTGCGCGGGACTCTTTAATGACGGGGATCGGAGCCGGGTTTGGCATTGGTGGGGTGCGAGCTATCTTCGGAG GACTCCCCTCACTATGGTCGGCCGGAAACTGGGCCGTCGGCGTGTTCGCCATCACCTCCCTGGCAGCGTACGAGTTCTGTCGCAAGCGCCAACGCGACGAGCTGGCCGGCATGAAACAAGCGTTTGAAATGATGCAGGACTTGAAAAtcaagcagcagaaggacaaggagaaagcAGCGGCGGCAGTTACTGCGCGtgcggaggaagaaaaaaggcagaagagctggacgaacATGTCCAACTACAAATTCTGGTAA
- a CDS encoding uncharacterized protein (ID:PFLUO_004436-T1.cds;~source:funannotate) — translation MHKAVLSPKRKREPSESDYYSSPAASPTSTVSATSYQETRLREEEDLGRNSPRAVVAGRFGELAIHGERLPDPHTRPVTPPASGSCLPDGQHNPNPKPDILPTVAAQTEPDDGSVAISPPRKQAVPFSRKQQSPVSSPSKARKQRLSPPLADHISEDPLVWHDSEITGHSPSDPSDDGYGINGIGFKPTAAIAWARSQKRQQQVAQWKSREAREAREKRRQRRQEDAERDSMRSIHERAIQKRVKFDV, via the coding sequence ATGCACAAGGCGGTTCTTTCGCCCAAGCGCAAACGCGAGCCCTCCGAGTCAGACTACTATAGCAGCCCCGCCGCCTCACCAACATCGACGGTGTCCGCCACCAGTTACCAGGAAACCCGGCTccgcgaggaggaggatctgggcCGAAACAGTCCGCGCGCCGTGGTGGCCGGGCGATTTGGAGAATTAGCTATCCACGGCGAACGCCTCCCGGACCCCCACACACGCCCGGTTACGCCTCCAGCTTCGGGATCATGCCTGCCGGACGGCCAACACAACCCGAACCCCAAGCCTGACATTTTACCAACTGTCGCCGCTCAGACGGAACCGGATGACGGGTCAGTGGCCATTTCACCACCAAGAAAACAGGCCGTGCCGTTCTCTCGCAAGCAGCAGAGTCCCGTTTCCTCACCCTCCAAAGCCCGCAAACAACGACTATCACCACCTCTTGCAGATCATATATCAGAGGACCCGCTGGTCTGGCATGACTCGGAGATTACCGGCCACAGCCCGTCTGATCCCAGCGATGACGGCTATGGGATCAATGGCATTGGCTTCAAGCCTACTGCGGCGATCGCCTGGGCAAGGTCGCAGaagcgacagcagcaggtcgCTCAGTGGAAGAGTCGTGAAGCACGGGAGGCCCGTGAGAAGCGACGGCAGAGACGACAGGAAGACGCCGAGCGGGATAGCATGCGCAGCATACATGAACGCGCGATCCAGAAGAGGGTCAAATTCGATGTTTAA
- a CDS encoding uncharacterized protein (ID:PFLUO_004437-T1.cds;~source:funannotate) → MADFLLFEGPMGYSLFKVAHKGDSVGNSLKEVQEGVNDLAKFGKMVELSSFLPFENNKQALGEINDISEGVASETLVSFLELNLPKPNKKKKVVLGLADKALAGSIKSAFDFVDCETGDTSEVVQDLLRGIRLHADKLLKQLREGDMGTAQLGLGHAYSRAKVKFSVQRDDNHIIQAIAILDQLDKAINTFSMRVREWYSWHFPELVKIVSDNQRYAQVALFVKDKKSLTEESLHDLAALVEDDEGVAQNIVDAAKHSMGQEISEADMENVTSFASRVVKLAKYRKSLYDYLVAKMSVVAPNLAALIGEVVGARLISHAGSLTNLSKYPASTVQILGAEKALFRALKTKGNTPKYGLLYHSSFIGRAGPKNKGRISRFLANKCSIASRIDNFSEAPSTKFGEALKKQVEERLEFYVSGAAPTKNETAMKSAMDAVLADINVEVDGSDAEMEDVAEPKKEKKDKKEKKEEKSEKKKKRKSDVGESEKKKRKHDTDAEPSKKKKKA, encoded by the exons atggccgacttTCTGCTCTTCGAGGGCCCAATGGGTTACTCGCTTTTCAAGGTCGCACACAAGGGAGACTCCGTGGGAAACAGCCTGAAGGAGGTCCAGGAGGGTGTCAATGACCTCGCCAAGTTCGGCAAGATGGTCGAACTCTCCAGCTTCCTGCCCTTTGA AAACAACAAGCAAGCACTGGGCGAAATCAACGACATCTCCGAAGGTGTCGCATCCGAGACCTTGGTGTCTTTCCTGGAACTGAACCTCCCCAAGCcgaacaagaagaagaaggtaGTCCTGGGTCTTGCAGATAAGGCCTTGGCCGGCAGTATTAAATCCGCCTTTGACTTCGTGGATTGTGAGACCGGCGACACTAGTGAAGTCGTTCAGGATCTGCTCCGTGGGATCCGTCTCCATGCCGACAAGCTGCTGAAGCAGCTCCGTGAGGGTGATATGGGCACTGCCCAACTGGGTCTTGGTCACGCTTACTCTCGTGCCAAGGTCAAGTTCTCTGTGCAGCGTGACGACAACCACATCATCCAGGCtattgccattctggaccaactcgacaaggccatcaaCACTTTCTCTATGCGTGTGCGCGAGTGGTACTCGTGGCACTTCCCCGAGCTGGTCAAGATTGTCTCCGACAATCAGCGTTATGCTCAAGTGGCCCTTTTcgtcaaggacaagaagtCTCTGACGGAGGAGAGCCTGCATGATCTGGCTGCCcttgtcgaggatgatgagggcgTTGCCCAGAACATCGTTGATGCCGCCAAGCACAGCATGGGTCAGGAGATCTCCGAAGCTGACATGGAGAATGTCACTTCCTTCGCCTCGCGAGTCGTCAAGCTCGCCAAGTACCGCAAGTCGCTTTACGACTACCTGGTGGCCAAGATGAGCGTCGTCGCTCCCAACCTGGCTGCCCTGATAGGCGAAGTCGTCGGTGCTCGGCTGATCTCTCATGCCGGCAGCTTGACCAACCTGTCCAAGTACCCGGCCTCGACGGTTCAGATCCTTGGCGCCGAGAAGGCGCTCTTCCGCGCCTTGAAGACCAAGGGCAACACTCCCAAGTATGGTCTGCTGTACCACTCGTCCTTCATTGGCCGCGCTGGTCCCAAGAACAAGGGCAGAATCTCACGTTTCCTCGCCAACAAGTGCTCCATTGCCTCCCGTATTGACAACTTCTCCGAGGCGCCATCAACCAAGTTTGGTGaggccttgaagaagcaggttgAGGAGCGTTTGGAGTTTTACGTTTCGGGCGCTGCCCCCACTAAGAATGAAACCGCTATG AAATCCGCCATGGACGCCGTGCTCGCTGACATTAACGTTGAGGTGGACGGCAGCGacgcggagatggaggacgTGGCTGAGccaaagaaggagaagaaggacaagaaggaaaagaaggaggagaagagcgaaaagaagaagaagcgcaagtccgACGTTGGGGAgtccgagaagaagaagcgcaagcacGACACCGACGCCGAGccctcgaagaagaagaagaaggcataA